From Macaca mulatta isolate MMU2019108-1 chromosome 3, T2T-MMU8v2.0, whole genome shotgun sequence, the proteins below share one genomic window:
- the CAMK2B gene encoding calcium/calmodulin-dependent protein kinase type II subunit beta isoform X20 has protein sequence MGVVHRDLKPENLLLASKCKGAAVKLADFGLAIEVQGDQQAWFGFAGTPGYLSPEVLRKEAYGKPVDIWACGVILYILLVGYPPFWDEDQHKLYQQIKAGAYDFPSPEWDTVTPEAKNLINQMLTINPAKRITAHEALKHPWVCQRSTVASMMHRQETVECLKKFNARRKLKGAILTTMLATRNFSVGRQTTAPATMSTAASGTTMGLVEQAKSLLNKKADGVKPQTNSTKNSAAATSPKGTLPPAALEPQTTVIHNPVDGIKESSDSANTTIEDEDAKAPRVPDILSSVRRGSGAPEAEGPLPCPSPAPFSPLPAPTPRISDILNSVRRGSGTPEAEGPLSAGPLPCLSPALLGPLPSPSPRISDILNSVRRGSGTPEAEGPSPVGPLPCPSPTIPGPLPTPSRKQEIIKTTEQLIEAVNNGDFEAYAKICDPGLTSFEPEALGNLVEGMDFHRFYFENLLAKNSKPIHTTILNPHVHVIGEDAACIAYIRLTQYIDGQGRPRTSQSEETRVWHRRDGKWQNVHFHCSGAPVAPLQ, from the exons CCGGAGAACCTGCTCCTGGCCAGCAAGTGCAAAGGGGCTGCAGTGAAGCTGGCAGACTTCGGCCTGGCTATCGAGGTGCAGGGGGACCAGCAGGCGTGGTTTG GGTTCGCTGGCACACCAGGCTACCTGTCCCCTGAGGTCCTTCGCAAAGAGGCGTATGGCAAGCCCGTGGACATCTGGGCATGTG GGGTGATCCTGTACATCCTGCTCGTGGGCTACCCACCCTTCTGGGACGAGGACCAGCACAAGCTGTACCAGCAGATCAAGGCCGGCGCCTACGAC TTCCCGTCCCCCGAATGGGACACTGTCACTCCTGAAGCCAAAAACCTAATCAACCAGATGCTGACCATCAACCCTGCCAAGCGCATCACAGCCCATGAGGCCCTGAAGCATCCGTGGGTCTGC CAACGTTCCACGGTAGCCTCCATGATGCACAGACAGGAGACTGTGGAGTGTCTGAAAAAGTTCAATGCCAGGAGAAAGCTCAAG GGAGCCATCCTCACCACCATGCTGGCCACACGGAATTTCTCAG TGGGCAGACAGACCACCGCTCCGGCCACAATGTCCACCGCGGCCTCCGGCACCACCATGGGGCTGGTGGAACAAG CCAAGAGTTTACTCAACAAGAAAGCAGATGGAGTCAAG CCCCAGACGAATAGCACCAAAAACAGTGCAGCCGCCACCAGCCCCAAAGGGACGCTTCCTCCTGCCGCCCTG GAGCCTCAAACCACCGTCATCCATAACCCAGTGGACGGGATTAAG GAGTCTTCTGACAGTGCCAACACCACCATAGAGGATGAAGACGCTAAAG CCCCCAGGGTCCCTGACATCCTGAGCTCAGTGAGGAGGGGCTCGGGAGCCCCAGAAGCCGAggggcccctgccctgcccatcTCCAGCTCCCTTTAGCCCCCTGCCAGCCCCAA CCCCCAGGATCTCTGACATCCTGAACTCTGTGAGAAGGGGCTCAGGAACCCCAGAAGCCGAGGGCCCCCTCTCAGCGGGGCCCCTGCCCTGCCTGTCTCCGGCTCTCCTAGGCCCCCTACCCTCCCCAT CCCCGAGGATCTCTGACATCCTGAACTCTGTGAGGAGGGGCTCAGGGACCCCAGAAGCCGAGGGCCCCTCACCAGTggggcccctgccctgcccatcTCCGACTATCCCTGGCCCCCTGCCCACCCCGT CCCGGAAGCAGGAGATCATTAAGACCACGGAGCAGCTCATCGAGGCTGTCAACAACGGTGACTTTGAGGCCTACGC GAAAATCTGTGACCCAGGGCTGACCTCATTTGAGCCTGAAGCACTGGGCAACCTGGTTGAAGGGATGGACTTCCACAGATTCTACTTCGAGAACC TGCTGGCCAAGAACAGCAAGCCGATCCACACGACCATCCTGAACCCGCACGTGCACGTCATCGGAGAGGACGCCGCCTGCATTGCTTACATCCGGCTCACGCAGTACATTGACGGGCAGGGCCGGCCCCGCACCAGCCAGTCTGAGGAGACCCGTGTGTGGCACCGCCGCGACGGCAAGTGGCAGAACGTGCACTTCCACTGCTCGGGCGCGCCTGTGGCCCCGCTGCAGTGA
- the CAMK2B gene encoding calcium/calmodulin-dependent protein kinase type II subunit beta isoform X32 — protein MGVVHRDLKPENLLLASKCKGAAVKLADFGLAIEVQGDQQAWFGFAGTPGYLSPEVLRKEAYGKPVDIWACGVILYILLVGYPPFWDEDQHKLYQQIKAGAYDFPSPEWDTVTPEAKNLINQMLTINPAKRITAHEALKHPWVCQRSTVASMMHRQETVECLKKFNARRKLKGAILTTMLATRNFSVGRQTTAPATMSTAASGTTMGLVEQAKSLLNKKADGVKPQTNSTKNSAAATSPKGTLPPAALEPQTTVIHNPVDGIKESSDSANTTIEDEDAKARKQEIIKTTEQLIEAVNNGDFEAYAKICDPGLTSFEPEALGNLVEGMDFHRFYFENLLAKNSKPIHTTILNPHVHVIGEDAACIAYIRLTQYIDGQGRPRTSQSEETRVWHRRDGKWQNVHFHCSGAPVAPLQ, from the exons CCGGAGAACCTGCTCCTGGCCAGCAAGTGCAAAGGGGCTGCAGTGAAGCTGGCAGACTTCGGCCTGGCTATCGAGGTGCAGGGGGACCAGCAGGCGTGGTTTG GGTTCGCTGGCACACCAGGCTACCTGTCCCCTGAGGTCCTTCGCAAAGAGGCGTATGGCAAGCCCGTGGACATCTGGGCATGTG GGGTGATCCTGTACATCCTGCTCGTGGGCTACCCACCCTTCTGGGACGAGGACCAGCACAAGCTGTACCAGCAGATCAAGGCCGGCGCCTACGAC TTCCCGTCCCCCGAATGGGACACTGTCACTCCTGAAGCCAAAAACCTAATCAACCAGATGCTGACCATCAACCCTGCCAAGCGCATCACAGCCCATGAGGCCCTGAAGCATCCGTGGGTCTGC CAACGTTCCACGGTAGCCTCCATGATGCACAGACAGGAGACTGTGGAGTGTCTGAAAAAGTTCAATGCCAGGAGAAAGCTCAAG GGAGCCATCCTCACCACCATGCTGGCCACACGGAATTTCTCAG TGGGCAGACAGACCACCGCTCCGGCCACAATGTCCACCGCGGCCTCCGGCACCACCATGGGGCTGGTGGAACAAG CCAAGAGTTTACTCAACAAGAAAGCAGATGGAGTCAAG CCCCAGACGAATAGCACCAAAAACAGTGCAGCCGCCACCAGCCCCAAAGGGACGCTTCCTCCTGCCGCCCTG GAGCCTCAAACCACCGTCATCCATAACCCAGTGGACGGGATTAAG GAGTCTTCTGACAGTGCCAACACCACCATAGAGGATGAAGACGCTAAAG CCCGGAAGCAGGAGATCATTAAGACCACGGAGCAGCTCATCGAGGCTGTCAACAACGGTGACTTTGAGGCCTACGC GAAAATCTGTGACCCAGGGCTGACCTCATTTGAGCCTGAAGCACTGGGCAACCTGGTTGAAGGGATGGACTTCCACAGATTCTACTTCGAGAACC TGCTGGCCAAGAACAGCAAGCCGATCCACACGACCATCCTGAACCCGCACGTGCACGTCATCGGAGAGGACGCCGCCTGCATTGCTTACATCCGGCTCACGCAGTACATTGACGGGCAGGGCCGGCCCCGCACCAGCCAGTCTGAGGAGACCCGTGTGTGGCACCGCCGCGACGGCAAGTGGCAGAACGTGCACTTCCACTGCTCGGGCGCGCCTGTGGCCCCGCTGCAGTGA
- the CAMK2B gene encoding calcium/calmodulin-dependent protein kinase type II subunit beta isoform X33, translating to MGVVHRDLKPENLLLASKCKGAAVKLADFGLAIEVQGDQQAWFGFAGTPGYLSPEVLRKEAYGKPVDIWACGVILYILLVGYPPFWDEDQHKLYQQIKAGAYDFPSPEWDTVTPEAKNLINQMLTINPAKRITAHEALKHPWVCQRSTVASMMHRQETVECLKKFNARRKLKGAILTTMLATRNFSVGRQTTAPATMSTAASGTTMGLVEQAKSLLNKKADGVKPQTNSTKNSAAATSPKGTLPPAALESSDSANTTIEDEDAKARKQEIIKTTEQLIEAVNNGDFEAYAKICDPGLTSFEPEALGNLVEGMDFHRFYFENLLAKNSKPIHTTILNPHVHVIGEDAACIAYIRLTQYIDGQGRPRTSQSEETRVWHRRDGKWQNVHFHCSGAPVAPLQ from the exons CCGGAGAACCTGCTCCTGGCCAGCAAGTGCAAAGGGGCTGCAGTGAAGCTGGCAGACTTCGGCCTGGCTATCGAGGTGCAGGGGGACCAGCAGGCGTGGTTTG GGTTCGCTGGCACACCAGGCTACCTGTCCCCTGAGGTCCTTCGCAAAGAGGCGTATGGCAAGCCCGTGGACATCTGGGCATGTG GGGTGATCCTGTACATCCTGCTCGTGGGCTACCCACCCTTCTGGGACGAGGACCAGCACAAGCTGTACCAGCAGATCAAGGCCGGCGCCTACGAC TTCCCGTCCCCCGAATGGGACACTGTCACTCCTGAAGCCAAAAACCTAATCAACCAGATGCTGACCATCAACCCTGCCAAGCGCATCACAGCCCATGAGGCCCTGAAGCATCCGTGGGTCTGC CAACGTTCCACGGTAGCCTCCATGATGCACAGACAGGAGACTGTGGAGTGTCTGAAAAAGTTCAATGCCAGGAGAAAGCTCAAG GGAGCCATCCTCACCACCATGCTGGCCACACGGAATTTCTCAG TGGGCAGACAGACCACCGCTCCGGCCACAATGTCCACCGCGGCCTCCGGCACCACCATGGGGCTGGTGGAACAAG CCAAGAGTTTACTCAACAAGAAAGCAGATGGAGTCAAG CCCCAGACGAATAGCACCAAAAACAGTGCAGCCGCCACCAGCCCCAAAGGGACGCTTCCTCCTGCCGCCCTG GAGTCTTCTGACAGTGCCAACACCACCATAGAGGATGAAGACGCTAAAG CCCGGAAGCAGGAGATCATTAAGACCACGGAGCAGCTCATCGAGGCTGTCAACAACGGTGACTTTGAGGCCTACGC GAAAATCTGTGACCCAGGGCTGACCTCATTTGAGCCTGAAGCACTGGGCAACCTGGTTGAAGGGATGGACTTCCACAGATTCTACTTCGAGAACC TGCTGGCCAAGAACAGCAAGCCGATCCACACGACCATCCTGAACCCGCACGTGCACGTCATCGGAGAGGACGCCGCCTGCATTGCTTACATCCGGCTCACGCAGTACATTGACGGGCAGGGCCGGCCCCGCACCAGCCAGTCTGAGGAGACCCGTGTGTGGCACCGCCGCGACGGCAAGTGGCAGAACGTGCACTTCCACTGCTCGGGCGCGCCTGTGGCCCCGCTGCAGTGA
- the CAMK2B gene encoding calcium/calmodulin-dependent protein kinase type II subunit beta isoform X26 — translation MGVVHRDLKPENLLLASKCKGAAVKLADFGLAIEVQGDQQAWFGFAGTPGYLSPEVLRKEAYGKPVDIWACGVILYILLVGYPPFWDEDQHKLYQQIKAGAYDFPSPEWDTVTPEAKNLINQMLTINPAKRITAHEALKHPWVCQRSTVASMMHRQETVECLKKFNARRKLKGAILTTMLATRNFSAAKSLLNKKADGVKPQTNSTKNSAAATSPKGTLPPAALEPQTTVIHNPVDGIKESSDSANTTIEDEDAKAPRVPDILSSVRRGSGAPEAEGPLPCPSPAPFSPLPAPTPRISDILNSVRRGSGTPEAEGPLSAGPLPCLSPALLGPLPSPSPRISDILNSVRRGSGTPEAEGPSPVGPLPCPSPTIPGPLPTPSRKQEIIKTTEQLIEAVNNGDFEAYAKICDPGLTSFEPEALGNLVEGMDFHRFYFENLLAKNSKPIHTTILNPHVHVIGEDAACIAYIRLTQYIDGQGRPRTSQSEETRVWHRRDGKWQNVHFHCSGAPVAPLQ, via the exons CCGGAGAACCTGCTCCTGGCCAGCAAGTGCAAAGGGGCTGCAGTGAAGCTGGCAGACTTCGGCCTGGCTATCGAGGTGCAGGGGGACCAGCAGGCGTGGTTTG GGTTCGCTGGCACACCAGGCTACCTGTCCCCTGAGGTCCTTCGCAAAGAGGCGTATGGCAAGCCCGTGGACATCTGGGCATGTG GGGTGATCCTGTACATCCTGCTCGTGGGCTACCCACCCTTCTGGGACGAGGACCAGCACAAGCTGTACCAGCAGATCAAGGCCGGCGCCTACGAC TTCCCGTCCCCCGAATGGGACACTGTCACTCCTGAAGCCAAAAACCTAATCAACCAGATGCTGACCATCAACCCTGCCAAGCGCATCACAGCCCATGAGGCCCTGAAGCATCCGTGGGTCTGC CAACGTTCCACGGTAGCCTCCATGATGCACAGACAGGAGACTGTGGAGTGTCTGAAAAAGTTCAATGCCAGGAGAAAGCTCAAG GGAGCCATCCTCACCACCATGCTGGCCACACGGAATTTCTCAG CAGCCAAGAGTTTACTCAACAAGAAAGCAGATGGAGTCAAG CCCCAGACGAATAGCACCAAAAACAGTGCAGCCGCCACCAGCCCCAAAGGGACGCTTCCTCCTGCCGCCCTG GAGCCTCAAACCACCGTCATCCATAACCCAGTGGACGGGATTAAG GAGTCTTCTGACAGTGCCAACACCACCATAGAGGATGAAGACGCTAAAG CCCCCAGGGTCCCTGACATCCTGAGCTCAGTGAGGAGGGGCTCGGGAGCCCCAGAAGCCGAggggcccctgccctgcccatcTCCAGCTCCCTTTAGCCCCCTGCCAGCCCCAA CCCCCAGGATCTCTGACATCCTGAACTCTGTGAGAAGGGGCTCAGGAACCCCAGAAGCCGAGGGCCCCCTCTCAGCGGGGCCCCTGCCCTGCCTGTCTCCGGCTCTCCTAGGCCCCCTACCCTCCCCAT CCCCGAGGATCTCTGACATCCTGAACTCTGTGAGGAGGGGCTCAGGGACCCCAGAAGCCGAGGGCCCCTCACCAGTggggcccctgccctgcccatcTCCGACTATCCCTGGCCCCCTGCCCACCCCGT CCCGGAAGCAGGAGATCATTAAGACCACGGAGCAGCTCATCGAGGCTGTCAACAACGGTGACTTTGAGGCCTACGC GAAAATCTGTGACCCAGGGCTGACCTCATTTGAGCCTGAAGCACTGGGCAACCTGGTTGAAGGGATGGACTTCCACAGATTCTACTTCGAGAACC TGCTGGCCAAGAACAGCAAGCCGATCCACACGACCATCCTGAACCCGCACGTGCACGTCATCGGAGAGGACGCCGCCTGCATTGCTTACATCCGGCTCACGCAGTACATTGACGGGCAGGGCCGGCCCCGCACCAGCCAGTCTGAGGAGACCCGTGTGTGGCACCGCCGCGACGGCAAGTGGCAGAACGTGCACTTCCACTGCTCGGGCGCGCCTGTGGCCCCGCTGCAGTGA
- the CAMK2B gene encoding calcium/calmodulin-dependent protein kinase type II subunit beta isoform X35 yields the protein MGVVHRDLKPENLLLASKCKGAAVKLADFGLAIEVQGDQQAWFGFAGTPGYLSPEVLRKEAYGKPVDIWACGVILYILLVGYPPFWDEDQHKLYQQIKAGAYDFPSPEWDTVTPEAKNLINQMLTINPAKRITAHEALKHPWVCQRSTVASMMHRQETVECLKKFNARRKLKGAILTTMLATRNFSAAKSLLNKKADGVKPQTNSTKNSAAATSPKGTLPPAALESSDSANTTIEDEDAKARKQEIIKTTEQLIEAVNNGDFEAYAKICDPGLTSFEPEALGNLVEGMDFHRFYFENLLAKNSKPIHTTILNPHVHVIGEDAACIAYIRLTQYIDGQGRPRTSQSEETRVWHRRDGKWQNVHFHCSGAPVAPLQ from the exons CCGGAGAACCTGCTCCTGGCCAGCAAGTGCAAAGGGGCTGCAGTGAAGCTGGCAGACTTCGGCCTGGCTATCGAGGTGCAGGGGGACCAGCAGGCGTGGTTTG GGTTCGCTGGCACACCAGGCTACCTGTCCCCTGAGGTCCTTCGCAAAGAGGCGTATGGCAAGCCCGTGGACATCTGGGCATGTG GGGTGATCCTGTACATCCTGCTCGTGGGCTACCCACCCTTCTGGGACGAGGACCAGCACAAGCTGTACCAGCAGATCAAGGCCGGCGCCTACGAC TTCCCGTCCCCCGAATGGGACACTGTCACTCCTGAAGCCAAAAACCTAATCAACCAGATGCTGACCATCAACCCTGCCAAGCGCATCACAGCCCATGAGGCCCTGAAGCATCCGTGGGTCTGC CAACGTTCCACGGTAGCCTCCATGATGCACAGACAGGAGACTGTGGAGTGTCTGAAAAAGTTCAATGCCAGGAGAAAGCTCAAG GGAGCCATCCTCACCACCATGCTGGCCACACGGAATTTCTCAG CAGCCAAGAGTTTACTCAACAAGAAAGCAGATGGAGTCAAG CCCCAGACGAATAGCACCAAAAACAGTGCAGCCGCCACCAGCCCCAAAGGGACGCTTCCTCCTGCCGCCCTG GAGTCTTCTGACAGTGCCAACACCACCATAGAGGATGAAGACGCTAAAG CCCGGAAGCAGGAGATCATTAAGACCACGGAGCAGCTCATCGAGGCTGTCAACAACGGTGACTTTGAGGCCTACGC GAAAATCTGTGACCCAGGGCTGACCTCATTTGAGCCTGAAGCACTGGGCAACCTGGTTGAAGGGATGGACTTCCACAGATTCTACTTCGAGAACC TGCTGGCCAAGAACAGCAAGCCGATCCACACGACCATCCTGAACCCGCACGTGCACGTCATCGGAGAGGACGCCGCCTGCATTGCTTACATCCGGCTCACGCAGTACATTGACGGGCAGGGCCGGCCCCGCACCAGCCAGTCTGAGGAGACCCGTGTGTGGCACCGCCGCGACGGCAAGTGGCAGAACGTGCACTTCCACTGCTCGGGCGCGCCTGTGGCCCCGCTGCAGTGA
- the CAMK2B gene encoding calcium/calmodulin-dependent protein kinase type II subunit beta isoform X34: MGVVHRDLKPENLLLASKCKGAAVKLADFGLAIEVQGDQQAWFGFAGTPGYLSPEVLRKEAYGKPVDIWACGVILYILLVGYPPFWDEDQHKLYQQIKAGAYDFPSPEWDTVTPEAKNLINQMLTINPAKRITAHEALKHPWVCQRSTVASMMHRQETVECLKKFNARRKLKGAILTTMLATRNFSAAKSLLNKKADGVKPQTNSTKNSAAATSPKGTLPPAALEPQTTVIHNPVDGIKESSDSANTTIEDEDAKARKQEIIKTTEQLIEAVNNGDFEAYAKICDPGLTSFEPEALGNLVEGMDFHRFYFENLLAKNSKPIHTTILNPHVHVIGEDAACIAYIRLTQYIDGQGRPRTSQSEETRVWHRRDGKWQNVHFHCSGAPVAPLQ, encoded by the exons CCGGAGAACCTGCTCCTGGCCAGCAAGTGCAAAGGGGCTGCAGTGAAGCTGGCAGACTTCGGCCTGGCTATCGAGGTGCAGGGGGACCAGCAGGCGTGGTTTG GGTTCGCTGGCACACCAGGCTACCTGTCCCCTGAGGTCCTTCGCAAAGAGGCGTATGGCAAGCCCGTGGACATCTGGGCATGTG GGGTGATCCTGTACATCCTGCTCGTGGGCTACCCACCCTTCTGGGACGAGGACCAGCACAAGCTGTACCAGCAGATCAAGGCCGGCGCCTACGAC TTCCCGTCCCCCGAATGGGACACTGTCACTCCTGAAGCCAAAAACCTAATCAACCAGATGCTGACCATCAACCCTGCCAAGCGCATCACAGCCCATGAGGCCCTGAAGCATCCGTGGGTCTGC CAACGTTCCACGGTAGCCTCCATGATGCACAGACAGGAGACTGTGGAGTGTCTGAAAAAGTTCAATGCCAGGAGAAAGCTCAAG GGAGCCATCCTCACCACCATGCTGGCCACACGGAATTTCTCAG CAGCCAAGAGTTTACTCAACAAGAAAGCAGATGGAGTCAAG CCCCAGACGAATAGCACCAAAAACAGTGCAGCCGCCACCAGCCCCAAAGGGACGCTTCCTCCTGCCGCCCTG GAGCCTCAAACCACCGTCATCCATAACCCAGTGGACGGGATTAAG GAGTCTTCTGACAGTGCCAACACCACCATAGAGGATGAAGACGCTAAAG CCCGGAAGCAGGAGATCATTAAGACCACGGAGCAGCTCATCGAGGCTGTCAACAACGGTGACTTTGAGGCCTACGC GAAAATCTGTGACCCAGGGCTGACCTCATTTGAGCCTGAAGCACTGGGCAACCTGGTTGAAGGGATGGACTTCCACAGATTCTACTTCGAGAACC TGCTGGCCAAGAACAGCAAGCCGATCCACACGACCATCCTGAACCCGCACGTGCACGTCATCGGAGAGGACGCCGCCTGCATTGCTTACATCCGGCTCACGCAGTACATTGACGGGCAGGGCCGGCCCCGCACCAGCCAGTCTGAGGAGACCCGTGTGTGGCACCGCCGCGACGGCAAGTGGCAGAACGTGCACTTCCACTGCTCGGGCGCGCCTGTGGCCCCGCTGCAGTGA
- the CAMK2B gene encoding calcium/calmodulin-dependent protein kinase type II subunit beta isoform X37: MGVVHRDLKPENLLLASKCKGAAVKLADFGLAIEVQGDQQAWFGFAGTPGYLSPEVLRKEAYGKPVDIWACGVILYILLVGYPPFWDEDQHKLYQQIKAGAYDFPSPEWDTVTPEAKNLINQMLTINPAKRITAHEALKHPWVCQRSTVASMMHRQETVECLKKFNARRKLKGAILTTMLATRNFSAAKSLLNKKADGVKEPQTTVIHNPVDGIKESSDSANTTIEDEDAKARKQEIIKTTEQLIEAVNNGDFEAYAKICDPGLTSFEPEALGNLVEGMDFHRFYFENLLAKNSKPIHTTILNPHVHVIGEDAACIAYIRLTQYIDGQGRPRTSQSEETRVWHRRDGKWQNVHFHCSGAPVAPLQ; encoded by the exons CCGGAGAACCTGCTCCTGGCCAGCAAGTGCAAAGGGGCTGCAGTGAAGCTGGCAGACTTCGGCCTGGCTATCGAGGTGCAGGGGGACCAGCAGGCGTGGTTTG GGTTCGCTGGCACACCAGGCTACCTGTCCCCTGAGGTCCTTCGCAAAGAGGCGTATGGCAAGCCCGTGGACATCTGGGCATGTG GGGTGATCCTGTACATCCTGCTCGTGGGCTACCCACCCTTCTGGGACGAGGACCAGCACAAGCTGTACCAGCAGATCAAGGCCGGCGCCTACGAC TTCCCGTCCCCCGAATGGGACACTGTCACTCCTGAAGCCAAAAACCTAATCAACCAGATGCTGACCATCAACCCTGCCAAGCGCATCACAGCCCATGAGGCCCTGAAGCATCCGTGGGTCTGC CAACGTTCCACGGTAGCCTCCATGATGCACAGACAGGAGACTGTGGAGTGTCTGAAAAAGTTCAATGCCAGGAGAAAGCTCAAG GGAGCCATCCTCACCACCATGCTGGCCACACGGAATTTCTCAG CAGCCAAGAGTTTACTCAACAAGAAAGCAGATGGAGTCAAG GAGCCTCAAACCACCGTCATCCATAACCCAGTGGACGGGATTAAG GAGTCTTCTGACAGTGCCAACACCACCATAGAGGATGAAGACGCTAAAG CCCGGAAGCAGGAGATCATTAAGACCACGGAGCAGCTCATCGAGGCTGTCAACAACGGTGACTTTGAGGCCTACGC GAAAATCTGTGACCCAGGGCTGACCTCATTTGAGCCTGAAGCACTGGGCAACCTGGTTGAAGGGATGGACTTCCACAGATTCTACTTCGAGAACC TGCTGGCCAAGAACAGCAAGCCGATCCACACGACCATCCTGAACCCGCACGTGCACGTCATCGGAGAGGACGCCGCCTGCATTGCTTACATCCGGCTCACGCAGTACATTGACGGGCAGGGCCGGCCCCGCACCAGCCAGTCTGAGGAGACCCGTGTGTGGCACCGCCGCGACGGCAAGTGGCAGAACGTGCACTTCCACTGCTCGGGCGCGCCTGTGGCCCCGCTGCAGTGA
- the CAMK2B gene encoding calcium/calmodulin-dependent protein kinase type II subunit beta isoform X36 — MGVVHRDLKPENLLLASKCKGAAVKLADFGLAIEVQGDQQAWFGFAGTPGYLSPEVLRKEAYGKPVDIWACGVILYILLVGYPPFWDEDQHKLYQQIKAGAYDFPSPEWDTVTPEAKNLINQMLTINPAKRITAHEALKHPWVCQRSTVASMMHRQETVECLKKFNARRKLKGAILTTMLATRNFSAKSLLNKKADGVKPQTNSTKNSAAATSPKGTLPPAALESSDSANTTIEDEDAKARKQEIIKTTEQLIEAVNNGDFEAYAKICDPGLTSFEPEALGNLVEGMDFHRFYFENLLAKNSKPIHTTILNPHVHVIGEDAACIAYIRLTQYIDGQGRPRTSQSEETRVWHRRDGKWQNVHFHCSGAPVAPLQ; from the exons CCGGAGAACCTGCTCCTGGCCAGCAAGTGCAAAGGGGCTGCAGTGAAGCTGGCAGACTTCGGCCTGGCTATCGAGGTGCAGGGGGACCAGCAGGCGTGGTTTG GGTTCGCTGGCACACCAGGCTACCTGTCCCCTGAGGTCCTTCGCAAAGAGGCGTATGGCAAGCCCGTGGACATCTGGGCATGTG GGGTGATCCTGTACATCCTGCTCGTGGGCTACCCACCCTTCTGGGACGAGGACCAGCACAAGCTGTACCAGCAGATCAAGGCCGGCGCCTACGAC TTCCCGTCCCCCGAATGGGACACTGTCACTCCTGAAGCCAAAAACCTAATCAACCAGATGCTGACCATCAACCCTGCCAAGCGCATCACAGCCCATGAGGCCCTGAAGCATCCGTGGGTCTGC CAACGTTCCACGGTAGCCTCCATGATGCACAGACAGGAGACTGTGGAGTGTCTGAAAAAGTTCAATGCCAGGAGAAAGCTCAAG GGAGCCATCCTCACCACCATGCTGGCCACACGGAATTTCTCAG CCAAGAGTTTACTCAACAAGAAAGCAGATGGAGTCAAG CCCCAGACGAATAGCACCAAAAACAGTGCAGCCGCCACCAGCCCCAAAGGGACGCTTCCTCCTGCCGCCCTG GAGTCTTCTGACAGTGCCAACACCACCATAGAGGATGAAGACGCTAAAG CCCGGAAGCAGGAGATCATTAAGACCACGGAGCAGCTCATCGAGGCTGTCAACAACGGTGACTTTGAGGCCTACGC GAAAATCTGTGACCCAGGGCTGACCTCATTTGAGCCTGAAGCACTGGGCAACCTGGTTGAAGGGATGGACTTCCACAGATTCTACTTCGAGAACC TGCTGGCCAAGAACAGCAAGCCGATCCACACGACCATCCTGAACCCGCACGTGCACGTCATCGGAGAGGACGCCGCCTGCATTGCTTACATCCGGCTCACGCAGTACATTGACGGGCAGGGCCGGCCCCGCACCAGCCAGTCTGAGGAGACCCGTGTGTGGCACCGCCGCGACGGCAAGTGGCAGAACGTGCACTTCCACTGCTCGGGCGCGCCTGTGGCCCCGCTGCAGTGA